The proteins below come from a single Pleuronectes platessa chromosome 1, fPlePla1.1, whole genome shotgun sequence genomic window:
- the copb1 gene encoding coatomer subunit beta, which translates to MTAAENVCYTLINVASESEPPSEVSLKADLEKGEIKAKTEALKKVIIMILNGEKLPGLLMTIIRFVLPLQDHTIKKLLLVFWEIVPKTTPDGKLLQEMILVCDAYRKDLQHPNEFIRGSTLRFLCKLKESELLEPLMPAIRACLEHRHSYVRRNAVLAIYTIYRNFEHLIPDAPELIHDFLVNEKDASCKRNAFMMLIHADQDRALDYLSTCIDQVHTFGDILQLVIVELIYKVCHANPSERARFIRCIYNLLQSSSPAVKYEAAGTLVTLSSAPTAVKAAAQCYIDLIIKESDNNVKLIVLDRLIELKEHPTHERVLQDLVMDILRVLSTPDLEVRKKTLQLALDLVSSRNVEELVIVLKKEVIKTNNVTEHEDTDKYRQLLVRTLHSCSVRFPDMAANVIPVLMEFLSDTNEAAAADVLEFVREAIQRFENLRPLIIEKMLEVFHAIRTVKIYRGALWILGEYCSTKEDIQNVMTEIRRSLGEIPIVENEIKRETGEMKTEDEVSAAPAQKLVTEMGTYVTQSALSSSRPSKKEEDRPPLRGFLMDGDFYVAASLATTLTKVALRYVIIVQDKKKHNSFVAEAMLIMVTVLHLGKSSLPKKPITDDDVDRISLCLKVLSECSPLMNDIFNKECRKSLSHMLTVRLEEEKLSQKKESEKRNVTVQADDPISFMQLTAKNEMTSKEDQFQLSLLAAMGNTQRKEATDPLASKLNKVTQLTGFSDPVYAEAYVHVNQYDIVLDVLVVNQTSDTLQNCTLELATLGDLKLVEKPSPLTLAPHDFANIKANVKVASTENGIIFGNIVYDVSGAASDRNCVVLSDIHIDIMDYIQPASCTDAEFRQMWAEFEWENKVTVNTNITDLNEYLQHILRSTNMKCLTPEKALSGFCGFMAANLYARSIFGEDALANVSIEKPIHLGPDAPVNGHIRIRAKSQGMALSLGDKINLSQKKNNV; encoded by the exons ACGGCTGCAGAGAACGTTTGTTACACTCTCATCAATGTCGCATCCGAGTCCGAGCCACCTTCGGAGGTCAGCCTCAAAGCGGATCTTG AAAAGGGGGAGATCAAGGCAAAGACTGAAGCCCTGAAGAAGGTCATCATCATGATCTTGAATGGTGAGAAGTTGCCAGGGCTTCTGATGACAATCATCCGCTTCGTGCTGCCACTTCAGGACCACACCAttaagaagctgctgctggttttCTGGGAGATTGTCCCCAAAACAACTCCAGACGGCAAGCTGCTTCAGGAGATGATCCTGGTCTGTGACGCCTACAGAAAG gACTTGCAGCATCCCAATGAGTTTATCCGTGGCTCCACTCTGCGCTTCCTTTGCAAGCTGAAGGAGTCTGAACTGCTTGAGCCTCTGATGCCGGCGATCCGGGCCTGTCTGGAGCACCGTCACAGCTACGTGCGCCGCAATGCTGTCCTGGCCATTTACACCATTTACAG gaACTTTGAACATCTCATCCCTGATGCCCCAGAGCTGATCCATGATTTTCTTGTTAATGAGAAAGATGCCAGCTGCAAGAGAAACGCTTTCATGATGCTGATTCATGCAGATCAG GACCGAGCTCTGGATTACCTCAGCACATGTATTGACCAAGTGCACACTTTTGGTGACATTCTCCAGCTGGTCATTGTGGAGCTGATTTACAAA GTTTGCCATGCCAACCCCTCTGAGCGTGCCCGGTTCATCCGCTGCATCTATAACCTGTTGCAGTCTTCCAGCCCGGCTGTGAAGTATGAGGCTGCTGGCACTCTTGTAACCCTCTCCAGTGCTCCCACAGCCGTTAAG GCCGCTGCCCAGTGCTACATTGATTTGATTATCAAGGAGAGCGACAACAATGTGAAGCTGATTGTTCTCGACCGCCTGATTGAACTGAAGGAGCATCCCACTCACGAGCGTGTACTCCAG GACCTAGTGATGGACATCCTGCGTGTCCTCAGCACTCCTGACCTGGAAGTCAGAAAGAAGACCTTGCAGCTGGCACTGGACCTTGTTTCCTCACGCAATGTAGAAGAG TTGGTGATTGTTTTGAAGAAAGAAGTGATCAAGACGAACAACGTGACGGAACATGAAGACACTGATAAGTACAGGCAGCTGTTGGTGCGCACTCTTCACTCTTGCAGTGTGCGTTTCCCTGATATGGCGGCCAATGTGATACCTGTG CTGATGGAATTTTTAAGCGACACAAATGAggcagctgctgctgatgtaCTGGAGTTTGTACGGGAGGCAATTCAGAGATTTGAAAACTTGAGACCCCTCATCATCGAGAAGATGCTGGAAGTCTTTCACGCCATCAGAACTGTCAA GATTTACAGGGGAGCGCTGTGGATCTTGGGAGAATACTGCAGCACCAAAGAAGACATCCAGAATGTGATGACAGAAATACGCAGGTCCTTAGGAGAG ATCCCAATTGTAGAGaatgagataaagagagagacggGAGAGATGAAGACAGAGGATGAAGTGAGTGCAGCTCCAGCCCAGAAGCTGGTGACAGAGATGGGCACCTATGTGACACAGAGtgccctcagctcctccaggccttcgaagaaagaggaagacag ACCGCCACTCAGAGGCTTCCTGATGGACGGAGACTTCTATGTGGCAGCTTCCCTGGCCACCACACTAACCAAAGTGGCCTTGCGCTATGTTATTATTGTCcaagacaaaaagaaacacaat TCATTCGTTGCGGAGGCCATGCTGATCATGGTCACTGTGCTGCACCTGGGCAAGTCTTCTCTGCCCAAGAAACCAATTACCGACGATGATGTGGACCGCATCTCGCTTTGCCTGAAGGTCCTTTCAGAGTGCTCACCACTTATGAATGACATTTTCAACAAGGAGTGCCGCAAATCCCTGTCACACATGCTGACTGTCAGACTGGAGGAAGAGAAGCTGTCACAGAAG AAGGAGTCTGAGAAACGTAACGTCACGGTGCAGGCAGACGACCCCATCTCCTTCATGCAGCTCACCGCCAAAAACGAGATGACTTCTAAGGAGGACCAGTTCCAGCTGAGTCTGCTGGCTGCTATGGGCAACACTCAGAGGAAGGAGGCTACTGATCCCCTGGCTTCAAAGCTTAACAAG GTGACTCAGTTGACGGGCTTCTCAGACCCAGTGTATGCTGAAGCCTATGTGCACGTCAACCAGTATGACATTGTGTTGGACGTGCTGGTGGTCAACCAAACCAGCGACACTCTCCAGAATTGCACCCTTGAGTTGGCGACTTTAG GTGATCTCAAGTTGGTTGAGAAACCCTCACCTCTAACTCTGGCTCCCCACGATTTTGCGAACATCAAGGCCAATGTCAAAGTGGCCTCTACTGAGAACGGAATTATATTCGGCAACATTG TCTATGATGTGTCAGGAGCTGCTAGCGACAGAAACTGCGTCGTCCTCAGTGACATCCACATTGACATAATGGACTACATCCAGCCTGCCTCCTGCACTGATGCAGAGTTCAGACAGATGTGGGCAGAGTTTGAATGGGAAAACAAG GTGACGGTGAACACCAATATCACTGATCTGAACGAATACCTGCAGCATATCCTCAGATCCACCAACATGAAGTGTCTGACGCCTGAGAAG GCGCTGTCTGGCTTCTGTGGCTTCATGGCTGCCAACCTTTATGCTCGTTCTATCTTTGGAGAAGATGCTCTGGCTAATGTCAGCATCGAGAAGCCAATCCACCTGGGGCCTGATGCACCTGTCAACGGACACATACGCATTAGAGCCAAAAGCCAG GGGATGGCCTTGAGCCTCGGAGACAAGATCAACCTCTCCCAAAAAAAGAACAACGTTTGA